In one window of Mercurialis annua linkage group LG4, ddMerAnnu1.2, whole genome shotgun sequence DNA:
- the LOC126677601 gene encoding aquaporin TIP1-1: protein MPIRNIAVGHPNEATQPDALKAALAEFISTLIFVFAGEGSGLAFSKLTAGGAANPAGLIAAAIAHGFALFVAVSVGANISGGHVNPAVTFGAFVGGNITLLRGILYWIAQLLGSTAACLLLKFSTGMTSGGFALSAGVGVWNALVFEIAMTFGLVYTVYATAVDPKKGSIGTIAPIAIGFIVGANILAGGAFTGASMNPAVSFGPALISWSWENQWVYWAGPLIGGGLAGLVYELFFINSSHEQLPTTDY, encoded by the exons ATGCCGATCAGAAACATTGCCGTAGGCCATCCAAATGAGGCAACTCAACCCGACGCTTTGAAGGCGGCGTTGGCCGAGTTTATTTCAACTCTCATTTTTGTTTTCGCCGGAGAAGGTTCCGGTCTTGCATTTAGCAAGCTTACCGCAGGTGGTGCAGCCAATCCCGCTGGCCTTATTGCCGCTGCTATAGCCCACGGTTTCGCTCTGTTTGTTGCTGTCTCCGTTGGCGCTAACATCTCCGGTGGCCATGTCAACCCTGCTGTTACCTTTGGTGCTTTCGTCGGTGGTAACATCACTCTTCTCCGTGGTATTCTGTACTGGATTGCTCAGCTTCTTGGCTCCACCGCCGCTTGCTTGCTTCTAAAGTTCAGCACCGGCATG ACTAGCGGTGGTTTCGCTCTCTCCGCCGGAGTCGGTGTATGGAACGCTCTCGTTTTCGAGATCGCGATGACATTCGGACTTGTGTATACAGTCTACGCGACCGCTGTCGATCCAAAGAAGGGAAGTATCGGAACTATTGCACCCATCGCAATCGGTTTCATCGTCGGAGCTAACATTTTGGCCGGAGGAGCATTCACCGGTGCATCAATGAACCCTGCAGTTTCATTTGGACCAGCTTTGATTAGCTGGAGCTGGGAAAACCAGTGGGTCTACTGGGCCGGACCTTTGATCGGCGGTGGCCTTGCTGGGCTAGTCTACGAATTATTCTTCATTAACAGCTCACATGAGCAACTCCCTACCACTGACTACTAA